One window of the Pseudofrankia sp. DC12 genome contains the following:
- a CDS encoding enoyl-CoA hydratase, with product MTEQIAQPAPTADDAEPAVVLYEVTGPVARVTMNRPEFRNAQNSKMTYALDDAFYRAAADPEVKVIVLAGAGRHFSAGHDIGTPGRDVDQSFDRRAGLWWDHVGASGAENRFAREQEVYLGMCRRWRELPKPMIAQVHGACIAGGLMLAWVCDLIIASVDAFFADPVVRMGIPGVEYFAHPWVMGPRAAKEFLFLGERVAAGRALELGMVNRVVPRDNLAAEVTSVAERIATMPRLGLALTKKAVNQAEDLMGLQAGMDSVFGLHHLAHAHNAEVGADSLAGQDARSMRDARRAAESTG from the coding sequence ATGACCGAGCAGATCGCCCAGCCGGCGCCGACGGCCGATGACGCCGAGCCCGCGGTGGTGCTGTACGAGGTGACCGGGCCGGTCGCGCGAGTCACGATGAACCGGCCCGAGTTCCGCAACGCCCAGAACTCGAAGATGACCTACGCCCTCGACGACGCGTTCTACCGCGCCGCCGCCGACCCCGAGGTGAAGGTCATCGTGCTGGCCGGCGCGGGCCGGCACTTCAGCGCCGGCCACGACATCGGAACCCCGGGGCGGGACGTCGACCAGTCGTTCGACCGGCGCGCGGGACTGTGGTGGGACCACGTCGGCGCGTCTGGCGCGGAGAACAGGTTTGCCCGCGAGCAGGAGGTGTACCTGGGGATGTGCCGGCGGTGGCGGGAGCTGCCGAAGCCGATGATCGCCCAGGTCCACGGTGCCTGCATCGCCGGCGGCCTGATGCTCGCCTGGGTCTGCGACCTGATCATCGCTTCGGTCGACGCGTTCTTCGCCGACCCGGTCGTGCGGATGGGCATCCCGGGGGTCGAGTACTTCGCGCACCCGTGGGTGATGGGCCCGCGGGCGGCGAAGGAGTTCCTCTTCCTGGGCGAACGCGTCGCCGCCGGCCGCGCGCTGGAGCTGGGCATGGTCAACCGGGTGGTCCCCCGGGACAACCTGGCCGCCGAGGTGACCTCGGTCGCCGAACGGATCGCGACGATGCCCCGCCTCGGCCTCGCCCTCACCAAGAAGGCGGTGAACCAGGCCGAGGACCTGATGGGCCTGCAGGCCGGGATGGACTCGGTCTTCGGCCTGCACCACCTCGCCCACGCCCACAACGCCGAGGTCGGCGCGGACTCCCTGGCCGGCCAGGACGCCCGCTCCATGCGCGACGCCCGCCGCGCGGCCGAGTCCACCGGCTGA
- a CDS encoding L,D-transpeptidase, whose translation MGGVALALGRWLARRWGRVVGAAAAVAGLVTAVVMVVGAVGGPSASSPPSPPAATGLANLRLPPGVTLIAQLSHDVPRYAAPDPKKAAGVVPGSWLGAPTALPVIDLRPGWLRVRLAQRPNFSTAWIRTADVRLVSSAYRIVVSVRTRHLQLYQNGKLALDAPAGVGTPDDPTPTGDFFLALFAPPPGPGYGDFILVTSAHSTKITDWANSGDAIVGIHGPLGADAQIGTIGAAVSHGCVRLHLADLARLRQVPAGTPISVVGSPVL comes from the coding sequence GTGGGTGGGGTGGCCTTGGCCCTGGGCCGGTGGCTGGCGCGGCGGTGGGGGCGCGTCGTCGGCGCGGCCGCGGCGGTCGCGGGCCTGGTCACGGCGGTCGTCATGGTCGTGGGTGCTGTGGGAGGGCCGTCCGCCTCGAGCCCGCCGAGCCCGCCGGCTGCCACCGGACTGGCGAATCTCCGGCTGCCACCGGGGGTCACCCTGATCGCGCAGCTTTCCCACGACGTCCCGCGGTACGCCGCTCCGGACCCGAAGAAGGCCGCAGGCGTGGTGCCCGGATCGTGGCTCGGGGCACCGACGGCACTGCCGGTCATCGACCTGCGGCCAGGCTGGCTGCGGGTCCGGCTGGCGCAGCGCCCGAACTTCTCGACCGCGTGGATCCGCACGGCCGACGTGCGCCTCGTGAGCAGCGCCTACCGGATCGTCGTCTCGGTCCGCACCCGTCATCTGCAGCTTTACCAGAACGGCAAGCTGGCGCTGGACGCGCCGGCCGGCGTCGGCACCCCGGATGACCCGACGCCGACGGGCGACTTCTTCCTCGCGCTGTTCGCGCCCCCGCCCGGGCCCGGGTATGGCGACTTCATCCTCGTCACCTCCGCGCACTCGACGAAGATCACGGACTGGGCCAACTCCGGGGACGCCATCGTCGGCATCCACGGACCGCTCGGTGCCGACGCGCAGATCGGCACCATCGGCGCGGCGGTCTCGCACGGCTGCGTCCGGCTGCACCTGGCCGACCTGGCCCGGCTGCGCCAGGTCCCGGCCGGTACGCCCATCTCGGTCGTGGGCAGCCCGGTTCTCTGA
- a CDS encoding VOC family protein, whose amino-acid sequence MTTDPTRTAAATAGPGDSEISQPRWTHIALPSGDLDASIAFYTSMTPLVVVATREDPDGRNAWLSNPGQWETPFVLVLTAFNAAKGTQQGIMRPFAHIGIEVPQRADVDAIAAKARANGSLWWEPRDMPDPVGYICAVHDPDGNVVEFSHNQKVFATVRELWGPDRRGPGPTSGP is encoded by the coding sequence GTGACCACTGACCCGACGCGGACAGCCGCCGCTACGGCGGGGCCCGGCGACTCCGAGATCAGCCAGCCCCGCTGGACCCATATCGCGCTGCCGTCCGGCGACCTGGACGCCTCGATCGCGTTCTACACGTCGATGACCCCGCTGGTCGTCGTCGCGACCCGAGAGGACCCCGACGGCCGCAACGCCTGGCTGTCCAACCCAGGCCAGTGGGAGACGCCGTTCGTCCTGGTCCTGACCGCCTTCAACGCGGCGAAGGGCACCCAGCAGGGCATCATGCGGCCCTTCGCGCACATCGGCATCGAGGTCCCGCAGCGGGCGGACGTCGATGCGATCGCCGCGAAGGCCCGGGCGAACGGCAGCCTGTGGTGGGAGCCCCGGGACATGCCGGACCCGGTCGGCTATATCTGCGCGGTGCACGACCCGGACGGCAACGTCGTCGAGTTCAGCCACAACCAGAAGGTGTTCGCGACCGTCCGGGAGCTCTGGGGGCCGGACCGCCGAGGACCGGGGCCGACATCTGGACCGTAG